Genomic window (Candidatus Hydrogenedentota bacterium):
TGGTGGGATTGGCGCTGTTTCTTACCTTCTTCATCATGACTCCCACCTACACCCGCGTGTACGAGGAATCGATTCGCCCCTACATGAATCGCGAAATCACCCCCAACGAAGCCCTGAACAAAGGCATGGCCCCCGTGCGCGAGTTCATGTTTCGCCAGGTGATGGAGCACCCGAAGGACCTTGCGCTTTTTATCGAAATTGCCAAGCTCCCTCGTCCGAACACGCCCGACGATGTTCCGACTCACGTGCTCATCTGCGCCTACATCCTGAACGAGATGCGCATGGCATTCATGATCGGGTTCGTGATTTACATCCCGTTCCTGATCATCGACATGGTCGTGGCGAGTACCCTCATGGCCATGGGTATGATGATGCTGCCGCCGGTCTTTATCTCGCTGCCATTCAAGATCGCGTTGTTCTTCCTGGCAGACGGCTGGTACCTCATCGTCGGGCAGTTGGCCAGCAGCTACAACTGACGCCGCTTTACGATGCCGCCAAGCGTTCCGCCATCAGCCGTGCAGCGCCCATCACCGCCGCATCGTCACCCAAGCGCGCCTTCACGATTCGGACGCCCTTACGGATAGACGGCATCGCGTGTTCCTTCACCGCGCGCTTGACCTCGTCCAGGTACAGTTCCGGCATCGCTTCCACCAGCCCGCCACCCAGCACAACGGCCTCCGGGCTGAAGAAGTTCATGGCGTTGCCTACGGCGATTCCCGTGTAATACGCGGCCTTGCGAACCACGCCTTCAACCATCGATTCACCCGCCTCAATGGCCTTCGCGAGCATGCCGCTGCGGATGTTCCCCAAGTCAGTGCCACAGTTTTTCAGAATGAACGGCGAGTCTCCACGCGCGGCAATCGCCGACACTTCCGCGGCAATCGCGATACGCGAGGCCACTGCCTCAAGGCAACCACGCTTACCGCACCCGCAATAGGGTCCATTCACCTCAATCGTCATGTGGCCGACTTCGCCTGCACCCCCCGTGAACCCATGAATCAGCTTCCCATCGATGATGATTCCGCCACCAATACCCGTCCCCGGGAAGATGCCCAGCACATTCTTGCTGTCCTGAACCTCGCCAAAGCACCACTCGCCGTACGTCCCCGCATTCACGTCATTCTCGATGAGCGCCGGCACCTTGAATTCCTTGGTCAGGATGTCGGCCAACGGAAACCGCTTCCAGCCGAGATTCGGCGTGTCAATTATGAGTCCTTCAGCCGGATTGACTGGGCCAGGAGACCCTACTCCAATCCCCCGAATAGAGACGCCTCCCGCATCCGCTATGGATTCCTTCACGATCTTGAAGATGCGGTCTTCGGGCTTCTCATTGGCGTTTTTCTCGGACCGGCTCTTCTTGCGGCAACGTCCCACCACCTTGAATTTGTGGTCGAACACGCACGACATGATTTTCGTGCCGCCAATGTCGAGCCCTACAACAAAGTCTCCGGCTTTCAAAGTCACAGACATAATGATTCCCTTCCGTCTATCAAACCTGTCTGAGCATACCATGAACGCCCCGGACATGGAACGGTTTTGCAGGCCAGATACACTCCGCGTTCGCGCTTATTGGAGCTCTTCTGTCAGCCAGGCATCTCAGCCAGTAATTCGCGCCAGCGTAACCTGAAACCGGCGCGGAACATTCACATTCAAGGCCCAGATGCTATGCCGTAAGGATTTCCTATGAACACGCTCCGCCCGCGGTGTGCTGCTTAGTTTTCCTCTGCAAGTCTTACGAACATGCACGTTACGAGAAAGGCTGGCGCGTGCCCGAGTGATTTTCCGGTCAGTGAACTACTTGCTCCGCACGTAGTCAATCATCGCATCAAGCAAATACGCCCCCTCTGGCGTCTCGGCAAGCACATCGACTCCTTGCGTTATCAACAGCCGGCTTGCGTTCGGGCCCGTCTTTTGACAGACATAGGAGAAATACCCGCTTTTCCCTTCGCCAACGGCCAAGTGCTCAAATTCACCGAGCTGAGGATCGATGGGCAGGGGAATGCCCTGCTTGATAAGGCGGAACCATAGCGGGGAAAGTCTGCCGTCATGCGGGAAATCGCCGAATGCAGGATGGCGTGCGAATGCGGTGCCGATCTGATTGCCTAGCGACCACCAGCCGAGTTTCACGTTTGGCTCGCCGTCGGCGGGACCGATCATCAGCCCTCGCTTGCCACGTGCCGTTGCCGCGACCAGGTCGGGGTGATCCCACGAACCGACGATCACTTCAGCGGATTCCGCTTCTGGCGTACCAGCCTTGACTAGAGCGCTGTAGCGAAGAGCAAGTACGTCATACAGATCAGCGGTCGCGGCGATTCCTTCTCCGCTTTTCACGGGCCGTTTGGGGAAGAACCAGAAATCCCAGGAGTTCGAGATGCCCTTACCCTCCAAGGTAGCCGTGAATAGTGCGTGTACGGGCTTGTCAAGTTCAGGCACCGTGAATTCAACCGTCCCCAGTTCCTTCACATCGCCGGGGGCCGCGTCAATGGGCGGGATAGTACCTTCCGCAAGTTCCTGGGAATTCGTCTTTACATTCCACGAAAGCGGGACCTGCTTCAGCTCTACCGCATCGAAATGCGATAACCACAAGCTGACGTTGCATGGGTCTCCCGAAACGGCGATCGCGCTTTCCGGTTCTCGCAGTGACAGTATCGCTGTGGGCCCGTTGAATTGCCGGAATTGATCGAGCTGGAGTCCGCCCTGTTTCACTTCCCAAAATGCGTTCAGGTATCCCTGACCGGTGTAGGTTCCCTCCTGAGGGACCATGACATCGACGATGGTCCAATACGAATACCCGTCGCACTCGGGGTCGAGCCGGGCTTGTTCGATGCCGTGCTTCTGATAGTAGCCCTGAAGGGCATGAGCCGAATCGAGACAGGCGTCGCCCCACATGCGGCTGATGCCCGCCGCGCGCAGCGTTTCCTCATACGATTCCAGACTGCGAGGCGCCGGAATTGCGCCCGTGAATTGGGGTGCAAGCCGAGGATCGCATTTGATGCCTAGGTTGAGATATTCGTGCGCCACGAATGGCCGATCGAGCGCGTCGAAAGTGCCCTTCTCCCAAGGAACGATGGACGATGCCAGTCCGTATCCGTTGGGGGTAGTGAAATCCGAGTTCGCGTTTGTGTTGCATCCACCGTCCTGATGCTGAACGAGTCGATCCGGGTCGTTCGATTTCACCCACTCATACACGCGGGAATCGAGCGGACTGCCCAAGTGTCCCTCGTTGCCCGTCGAGTAAAAGCCGAACGACACGTAGCGGCGGTAGTGGCGATACAACTCTTGGATGTCGCGAAGCGGGTCGAATTCGAACCCCTCCGTCGTCATGTCGTGGTAATAAGGTAGTTCCGGCTGAACCAGGATACCGGCTTCATCGGCCGCCTCGAAGAATTCCGGAATCTCGCAATGGGTATGGTGTCTCACGCAATTAAACCCCGCGCGGCGGGCGATTCTCAGGTGAGTGAGATGTTCCTCCCGGCTCGCCGGCGATATCAGTGTCATTGGATAGATGTAGTCGTCTCCAAAACCCCGCAGCAAGTACGGGCTTCCGTTCAGGTAGAACTGCCTGCCACGCACTTCAAGCTTCCGGATACCGAATCGCTCATTCCACCCGTGGATGGGCGCATTCTCAGAAAGGAGAGTCACTTTGGCGAGATAGAGGTTCGGAGTCTCGGGTGTCCAGGGCCGGAATTCCGTAAGCGGCACTTCGCACACGATATCTGCCACACCTGAGGCATCCAGTACGAGTCCCCGCTGCAGCGAACCTGCTGGACTGCCGTCGAGCGTCTCAACGGTGATAGCGATTGCAGGTGAGCGCAGAGGCGTTTTCCCTGCATTGCGGACGCTCACATGGACCTCGGCCGCCTTCTTGTCGAAATCTCCACGAATCCAAACGTCGTCCAAACGCGTTTCTGGCGTGGCTTCAATCTCAATATCCCGGTAGAACCCGCCAAACCGGTGAAACGCCGCCATGCAGCCTTTTCGGCTGGGCGTATCGTTACGCACTGTGGCGACAACTTCGGCCCGTTCCCCCGGCTTCACAAAGTCCGTAATGTCGTATTTGTAGGAGCCGCAGTACGTGTTGAGATGGGCAACACGCTGCTGGTTCACCCAAAACCACGCCTCCGTTCGCACGCCACCCACTTTCAGCCATACACGCTTGCCACTCCACTTGGCGGGTATGTCGACGGTGCGCCGATATCTCGCGACGCCCATGTATACGTGGTTGAGCGGACGCGGGATGCAGTCGAACACCAAATCCCAGGTGCGGCTCATTCCGGGTTCGCCGACGCCTTGAGCTTCCCAGCAGCCCGGAACCGTGATCAAACGCGCGCCTTCCCAATCGGGCTCATTCCATCCGGGTCCTTTACCCATGCGGTGGCGTCCCATTAGGCGATCATCCGTCACAAATTCCCATTCCCCCTTCAACGAGATTACTTCCTGGAGGAGAGAGTTGCCTACGGCGTTTACGACAGCCGGAGATGCGGGGCGCGAACCCCACGGGTCGAGTTCTGCATGGAGCGAAGTAGCGCCCGACCATGAAAGCACAATTGCCACAGCGAATAGACTACAGTTACTGCGCATATCGACCCCCACTTCTGGTGTGCTTCGCTCCGGGACGATATCACGCCTCGCAAGTGGCATCAATGGAGGTATCTGGCGAGGAAGGAGCGATGCACAAGCACGGTTGGTTTCGAGAGGGATTTATGCGACCATCTGCGGATGGGGATTGCTTGCAGAACGAGGGGGCCCGGGATCGCATGACTGTCAAGATCGGGGAAGAAGCCGTTGTGAAGCCACCGCCGCGCGGACTGGCCATCGTGATGATGCTTGGCCCGTGTCTCGTTTGGTGCGGTGAGTACATCGGCTCCGGCGAAGTCATCCTCTCTACCCGCACCGGCGCGCTCTTTGGGACCAGTCTACTCTGGGTACCCGTCTTCGCCATTTTCACAAAGTACTGGATTGGCCTCGCAGGCGCCCGCTACACCGTCTGCACAGGCGAATGCATGATCGACATGATGGCGCGCACTCCCGGCCCCCGCAATTGGGTCGTGTGGCTCGTGTTCGTCGGACAAGTGAGTTCCGGAGCTATCGCCACCGGCGCGCTCGCCAGCGTCGCGGGAGTCTTCGCCGCTGAACTCATCCCATTGCCTCCGTTCCTTCTCGGCTGGTGTTGCACCCTAATCGTCATCGGACTTGTTTGGGGCGGCCAATTCGACATTCTCAAGAAGGTCATGTCGTTTCTGGTTATGCTCATCATTCTGGGCGTTTGCGACGTAGCCATCCACACGTGGCCCGGATGGACCAGTGTTCTGCGCGGAGCTTTCGGCTTTCAACTTCCCGATGTCCCTGCGTGGGCTGCCGCCGAGGCCGGTGTCAAAGGCGGAACCTGGAAAGAAATCCTGCCGTTGCTTGGTTGGGCTGCGGGTGGATTCGCCAGTCAGGTCTGGTACACCTACTGGGTCTTCGGCGCGGGCTACGGTATGACGAACGGCAGAGAATATGGACGACCCCTTGACGGCGACGCTCTCCGTGCGCTCACGCCTGACGACGCGAAGAAACTTAAGGGGTGGGGACGTGTCGTTATCGCCGACGCGACTTTGGCACTGTTTATAGGTTCCTTCGTGACGGCCGCCTTCATGCTGGCCGGAGCCGGCGTGTTGGGACCCGCGCAAAAAGCGCCTTCAGGTCCTGAGGTTGCCACAACCCTGTCGACCATCTTCTCGGAGCGCTGGGGCGCGATAGGTGCGCATCTCTTCATCCTCGCGGGATTGGCCGCAATGATCAGCACCATGCTCGGGCAGTTTGCGGGCTGGCCGCGCCTGCTCGCCGACTGCGCCCGCATACTCTTTCCGCCGGTCGCCAAGGTGCCCTGGAAACGGCAGTTTCAAATTGTCCTCATCGTCTACGCCATTTCCAACATGATCATCGTCTACAGCTTTGGACTTCAGCCCGTGTTTCTGGTGAAGTTGGGCGCGGTCCTCGACGGACTTCTGCTGACCCCAATCCAAGCGATCTCCGTGGGGATTGTTTTGTTTCTGGTCATGCCGCGATTCTATTCGGCAGAAGTTGCCCGCATACTACGCCCCAATCTTATCTACGCTATCGGACTTCTGCTGGCATTCCTGCTGTTCGGATACTTTTGCGTGTTTCAACTTCCCAACGCGCTGTTCGGATGAAGGGGTGAGGTCTTCTCGGAGGAAAGGGGAAACGTGGGGGAGAGATGGCCATTAGGCAATCCGGGTTATGGATGGGGAAGAGACGATTCCTTGATTTCTGGATGTGTTTCTGGTCGGGACCTCTTGCGGAAACTTGAGTAAGCTCCTCCGAATCCGGCAGCGAATCCTACTGCAACAGACCATATTCCGCCGCTGGCTTGTCCTGTCGTCATAACGTAGATGGCAAATGGAAGTATCACCGAGCCAGCCATCGCTTGGTTCAGAATCACGGACTGAGGTGAGTTATGTCCGATGAGGGGACCAAACCCGCATCCAAGGCAGAAGCCCATCCAAAGCGGCCAGTAAGTTCCCTCGAAGAGCGCCGGCAACAATTCGTTGATGGTTCGCGGAAAGACCGCCATGCCAATCAAACCGCACGCGATGGTGAATAGGAGGTTGCACATACACTTCCTCGGAGTCGGTTCTATCCCGGCCACACCGGCTACAGCCGCGTCAGCCGTACCTCTATCCTACCACAAAGCCCTCTTTTTCAAGCTCTTTGGCAATCTCGGTCTTGGAGATGCGCGTGAACGCGACCGTCTTTCGCGGGTCGATTTGTTCGAAATGCTTCATGAATCGCCTGCGATGCAGAAGATCAGCCATCACAAGCGGGTCATCCGATTCCAGCACATGAATGGTTCTGAGCCGCACCCGTTTCATCCCGCCGCGCCAGTCGTCCAAGGTCGTCATCACGTTCGGTGGCAGCGCGCCGCCCCGATTGTGTGTGAGGAGAAAAGTAATGAAGCGGTCACTGTCGTGGCCGTCTTGTATTGCCCGCGTAAACGAATCCTTGGTCATGGTGTAGACCGAAGCCACACCCGT
Coding sequences:
- the fliP gene encoding flagellar type III secretion system pore protein FliP (The bacterial flagellar biogenesis protein FliP forms a type III secretion system (T3SS)-type pore required for flagellar assembly.), with protein sequence MGLTLVAAFMCASAAFGQAQPDNSLGIDIFRAAQNAVQPEQLSTTMTLFLLITVLSLAPAILVMTTSFTRIIVVFGFLRQAMATQQTPPNQVLVGLALFLTFFIMTPTYTRVYEESIRPYMNREITPNEALNKGMAPVREFMFRQVMEHPKDLALFIEIAKLPRPNTPDDVPTHVLICAYILNEMRMAFMIGFVIYIPFLIIDMVVASTLMAMGMMMLPPVFISLPFKIALFFLADGWYLIVGQLASSYN
- a CDS encoding ROK family protein, translated to MSVTLKAGDFVVGLDIGGTKIMSCVFDHKFKVVGRCRKKSRSEKNANEKPEDRIFKIVKESIADAGGVSIRGIGVGSPGPVNPAEGLIIDTPNLGWKRFPLADILTKEFKVPALIENDVNAGTYGEWCFGEVQDSKNVLGIFPGTGIGGGIIIDGKLIHGFTGGAGEVGHMTIEVNGPYCGCGKRGCLEAVASRIAIAAEVSAIAARGDSPFILKNCGTDLGNIRSGMLAKAIEAGESMVEGVVRKAAYYTGIAVGNAMNFFSPEAVVLGGGLVEAMPELYLDEVKRAVKEHAMPSIRKGVRIVKARLGDDAAVMGAARLMAERLAAS
- a CDS encoding Nramp family divalent metal transporter, whose product is MTVKIGEEAVVKPPPRGLAIVMMLGPCLVWCGEYIGSGEVILSTRTGALFGTSLLWVPVFAIFTKYWIGLAGARYTVCTGECMIDMMARTPGPRNWVVWLVFVGQVSSGAIATGALASVAGVFAAELIPLPPFLLGWCCTLIVIGLVWGGQFDILKKVMSFLVMLIILGVCDVAIHTWPGWTSVLRGAFGFQLPDVPAWAAAEAGVKGGTWKEILPLLGWAAGGFASQVWYTYWVFGAGYGMTNGREYGRPLDGDALRALTPDDAKKLKGWGRVVIADATLALFIGSFVTAAFMLAGAGVLGPAQKAPSGPEVATTLSTIFSERWGAIGAHLFILAGLAAMISTMLGQFAGWPRLLADCARILFPPVAKVPWKRQFQIVLIVYAISNMIIVYSFGLQPVFLVKLGAVLDGLLLTPIQAISVGIVLFLVMPRFYSAEVARILRPNLIYAIGLLLAFLLFGYFCVFQLPNALFG